A genomic region of Antennarius striatus isolate MH-2024 chromosome 4, ASM4005453v1, whole genome shotgun sequence contains the following coding sequences:
- the LOC137594277 gene encoding glycine amidinotransferase, mitochondrial-like has protein sequence MLRVKCLRGGCRGAEAIHLFGAMLGRALTGWTQKAFQSSSSTAGSQVQGTVAEDHVTETKEQDCPVCSYNEWDPLEEVIVGRAENCHVPPFTVEVKACIYEKYWPFYQKYGGQSFPQNHLKTAVAEIEELCNVLHHEGVTVRRPEPINWSQVYTTPDFTSSGMYAAMSRDILLVVKNEIIEAPMAWRSRFFEYRAYRPLIKEYFRKGAKWTTAPKPTKSDDLYDQEYPMQTLADRHKLAAQGKFVTTEHEPCFDAAEFMRAGRDIFVQRSQVTNYMGIEWMRHLDLYYNVHTISFKDPNAMHIDATFNIIGPGLALLNPERPCDQIDMFHKAGWTIVKPPIPMIPDDHPLWMSSKWLSMNVLMLDEKRVLVESNETSIQKMFESLGITPIKVSIRHDNSLVGSFHCWTTDVRRRGTLQSYF, from the exons ATGCTGCGAGTCAAGTGTCTGAGAGGAGgctgcagaggagctgaagcTATCCATCTTTTTGGAGCCATG CTTGGCCGTGCATTGACTGGATGGACCCAGAAGGCCTTTCAGAGCAGTTCGAGTACTGCAGGTTCACAGGTGCAGGGTACAGTTGCAGAAGATCATGTCACAGAAACTAAAGAGCAAGATTGTCCTGTTTGCAGCTACAATGAATGGGACCCTCTTGAGGAGGTGATTGTGGGTCGTGCTGAAAACTGCCATGTACCTCCCTTCACTGTGGAAGTAAAA GCCTGCATATATGAGAAGTACTGGCCCTTCTATCAGAAATATGGGGGCCAGTCTTTTCCTCAGAACCACTTGAAGACAGCTGTTGCTGAAATTGAAGAACTGTGCAACGTCCTGCATCACGAGGGAGTCACTGTGAGGAGGCCAGAACCCATCAACTGGTCACAGGTGTACACAACTCCAGACTTCACATCATCAG GCATGTATGCTGCCATGTCAAGAGACATCCTTCTTGTAGTGAAAAATGAGATTATTGAAGCTCCTATGGCCTGGAGGTCTCGCTTCTTTGAGTACCGAGCCTACAGGCCTCTGATCAAGGAGTACTTCAGAAAAGGTGCAAAATGGACGACTGCGCCTAAACCCACCAAGTCCGATGATCTGTATGATCAG GAGTACCCCATGCAAACATTAGCAGACAGACACAAGTTGGCTGCCCAGGGGAAGTTTGTGACCACAGAGCACGAGCCCTGCTTTGATGCTGCTGAATTCATGCGTGCTGGGAGAGACATTTTTGTCCAGAGAAGTCAG gttacAAATTATATGGGAATTGAGTGGATGCGTCATTTGGACCTGTACTATAATGTTCACACAATCTCTTTCAAGGACCCTAATGCCATGCACATTGATGCAACTTTTAACATCATTGGACCAGGACTGGCACTGTTAAACCCTGAACGTCCCTGTGACCAG attgaCATGTTCCACAAGGCTGGCTGGACTATTGTTAAACCTCCCATACCCATGATTCCTGATG ACCATCCATTGTGGATGTCCTCCAAATGGCTGTCCATGAATGTCCTGATGTTGGATGAGAAGCGCGTTTTGGTGGAATCCAATGAAACCAGCATTCAAAAGATGTTTGAGAGTCTTG GTATTACACCCATAAAAGTGAGCATTCGTCATGACAATTCTCTGGTTGGCAGCTTCCACTGCTGGACAACAGATGTACGCCGCCGTGGAACTCTACAGTCCTACTTCTAA